In Candidatus Chlorohelix allophototropha, one DNA window encodes the following:
- a CDS encoding beta-class carbonic anhydrase, which produces MGAIDEVLKANLNYVQNFSGQDLPLEPARHLAVVACMDYRINIEHVLGLKNGDANIIRNAGGLVTDDALRSLLVSTHMLGVEEIMIINHTECGMLKFKDEDLLSRLQRNSGTATVSPAAFYAFSNLEENVLNQMQRVKSHPWIASGITVRGFIYDVKSGRLTEIRG; this is translated from the coding sequence AAGCCAATTTGAATTATGTGCAGAATTTCTCAGGTCAGGACTTGCCGCTTGAACCGGCACGACATCTGGCGGTAGTGGCTTGCATGGATTACCGGATTAATATCGAGCATGTATTGGGCTTGAAAAACGGTGATGCCAACATCATCCGCAACGCCGGGGGCTTGGTGACGGACGATGCGTTGCGCTCGCTGCTGGTATCCACCCATATGCTAGGGGTGGAAGAGATTATGATTATCAACCATACCGAATGCGGTATGCTCAAGTTCAAGGACGAAGATTTGCTGTCCCGCTTGCAACGCAATTCCGGCACTGCTACGGTTTCGCCTGCCGCTTTCTATGCTTTCTCCAATCTGGAAGAGAACGTGCTGAATCAGATGCAACGGGTAAAGTCGCACCCATGGATAGCGAGTGGGATAACAGTGCGCGGCTTCATCTACGATGTAAAGAGCGGGCGGCTGACCGAGATACGCGGCTGA